Proteins encoded together in one Cataglyphis hispanica isolate Lineage 1 chromosome 17, ULB_Chis1_1.0, whole genome shotgun sequence window:
- the LOC126855796 gene encoding integrator complex subunit 8 isoform X1, translating into MDVDLLRPGTVPISPDTILWFEFLLNPSLLKKHLSKPFPDPSPTDLIIKFMTIHSDQKETEPKTIDTELNDIKSNGTAKWCHKNLALKILSLKVAAYLKWDLDILEKKLPLPIQLTLLQDLFYITADVTVEIPTIPEFFIETASDQFLFTLVLYHRWHLRAIIYRALSNKQPKQQLLHIPGTQESTYVPPGVVDDIIRKLEAHIPSSVSALNAILQMSDIKPKIPSFDTFQMLTEDSTEIKQNWENMILVNIDEFKCQIHYDLAMFHLLREEYQEAKHHIKQAKELYSNFNSAEKLVYCKVQKEYLDGCCLACEVPLEDIKPSLMQRLQSSVKDQYTNILQILQADNIFREIPQVYRDNLELDVQGGLVNRKFVVARDLLLQIQSLNLVRKILDNSIILGDYITEIKAAGTKGLDVFFGALDNVLEKATAADKKRISHYLLYLINTADIEGLASKVLNNSSFSSLFDETELTVFQQAVTSNEVILPNLLLQNDWGIPSVPYIQNARIEVFELEQKLIESYDSHMIRETLIHLDGKKRMKPLWHVNSCWELPIPLQSVVMSLPRGFIQDYSYILLAKSRELVTSKSFDSAIELLKILDKELQENMKSGGSLVFKLCKLVNWECLLVEIWKCFNAWPATNVCDMQSMVARSKQCLGALEASDQLIPRQEIIEYCTVFLLNMAEWDYLTGLEKRWSYTEFAAAISSVCQDIVKYKGTRKFSRDAWDMILVAFGPNRDQPQKRSNNSGSSSSGASRDIAASIAVTLTRLREPMVLTVVISLLARLRNVLRDESSLELHTQYLSLWPAGVPNANSYNIRYIGELLFQLLTQALKYYPCNVPWLRLMGDLNFVLAYYESAMKYYLEAIMVASDLFSQPTPRTQIDDLVYRRMIKCCAHLQCYTQAVVLCQFLEEVDYTLAFKMAGSDQKSCAAADAMDAYYHCIWDTTILEYLIYLHTKRGEHHRKQLAIKVIGLLELNSNNNEEIQREAANIRKAKFLRALAKQYVY; encoded by the exons ATGGACGTAGATTTGCTTCGACCGGGAACAGTGCCAATTTCGCCGGATACGATATTATGgttcgaatttttattaaatccttCTTTGCTGAAGAAGCACCTGTCAAAACCATTTCCAg ATCCATCGCCTACAGatctgataattaaatttatgacaattCATTCTGATCAAAAAGAGACTGAGCCAAAAACTATTGATAcagaattaaatgatataaaatctaaCGGTACAGCAAAATGgtgtcataaaaatttagcATTGAAGATACTTTCCTTGAAAGTAGCAGCTTATCTAAAATGGGACTTGGATATACTGGAGAAGAAGCTACCTCTGCCAATACAGTTGACATTGCTGCaagatctattttatattaccgCCGATGTCACAGTAGAGATTCCTACAATTCCAGAATTCTTCATAGAAACAGCTTCCGACCAATTTCTGTTTACATTGGTTTTATATCACAGATGGCATTTGAGAGCGATTATTTATAGGGCTCTCAGTAATAAACAACCAAAACAACAACTACTTCATat acCAGGTACTCAAGAATCGACATATGTACCTCCAGGTGTAGTGGatgatattattagaaaattagaagCGCACATACCAAGCAGTGTAAGTGCCTTAAATGCTATTTTACAAATGTCCGATATAAAGCCAAAGATTCCATCTTTTGATACTTTTCAAATGTTGACTGAAGACAGTACGGAAATTAAGCAAAATTGGGAAAATATGATTCTGGTAAACATAGATGAATTTAAATGTCAG ATACATTATGATCTTGCAATGTTTCATTTGTTGAGGGAAGAATATCAAGAGGCAAAACATCATATTAAGCAAGCCAAGGAATTGTacagtaattttaattcagcAGAAAAATTAGTATACTGTAAAGtgcaaaaagaatatttagacGGTTGTTGTTTGGCGTGCGAAGTGCCGCTCGAAGACATTAAGCCAAGTCTTATGCAGCGTTTGCAATCCTCTGTCAAAGATCAATACACt AATATATTGCAGATTTTGCAAgcagataatattttcaggGAAATACCACAAGTTTATAGAGATAATTTGGAACTAGATGTGCAAGGTGGGTTGGTTAATAGGAAATTCGTAGTTGCCCGGGATCTTCTGCTGCAAATACAAAGCTTAAATCTGGTTAGGAAGATCCTTGACAACAGCATAATATTGGGTGATTATATAACAGAAATTAAGGCAGCTGGTACAAAGGGTCTGGATGTCTTTTTTGGG GCTTTAGATAATGTATTGGAGAAAGCAACAGCTGCAGATAAAAAACGAATTTCCCATTACCTTCTTTACCTTATAAATACTGCTGATATAGAAGGACTTGCTTCGAAGGTACTTAATAATTCTTCCTTCTCATCGTTATTCGATGAAACGGAGCTTACTGTTTTTCAACAAGCAGTTACTTCTAACGAGGTTATATTACCAAATTTATTGCTGCAGAATGACTGGGGTATACCATCTGTAccgtatatac aaaatgCGAGAATCGAAGTGTTCGAATTGGAACAGAAGTTGATAGAATCATACGATAGTCACATGATCCGTGAAACATTAATTCACCTGGACGGAAAGAAGCGTATGAAACCATTATGGCATGTAAACAGCTGTTGGGAATTGCCCATACCATTGCAGAGCGTAGTAATGTCGCTTCCCAGGGGTTTTATTCAGGATTACTCCTACATCCTGCTTGCGAAGAGTCGAGAATTGGTGACATCCAAAAGTTTCGACAGCGCTATCGAGCTGCTGAAAATACTGGATAAAGAGCTAcaggaaaatatgaaaagtggAGGTTCGctagtttttaaattgtgcAAGCTGGTAAACTGGGAATGCCTGCTTGTCGAGATATGGAAATGTTTTAATGCTTGGCCGGCGACAAATGTTT gtGATATGCAAAGTATGGTCGCACGGAGCAAACAGTGCCTTGGTGCGTTAGAAGCATCTGATCAGCTAATTCCGCggcaagaaataatagaatattgtacggtctttcttttaaatatggcCGAATGGGATTATCTTACTGGTTTGGAGAAGCGTTGGAGTTACACTGAATTTGCAGCTGCTATCAGCAGTGTTTGCCAAGACATTGTCAAATACAAGGGAACTCGCAAATTTTCGCGGGACGCATGGGATATGA ttttagttGCATTTGGTCCTAACAGAGATCAACCACAGAAACGCAGCAATAACAGTGGAAGCTCTAGCAGTGGTGCATCAAGGGACATTGCTGCTAGTATTGCCGTTACGCTTACCCGATTACGAGAGCCTATGGTTCTTACTGTAGTGATATCATTGTTGGCACGTTTGCGCAATGTCTTGCGCGACGAGTCTAGTTTAGAATTACACACGCAATATCTATCCCTTTGGCCTGCTGGAGTACCAAA tGCAAATTCATACAACATAAGATATATTGGAGAACTATTATTTCAACTATTGACACAGGCTCTGAAGTATTATCCCTGCAATGTACCTTGGTTGAGATTAATGGGTGATCTAAATTTTG TTCTAGCGTACTATGAAAGCGCAATGAAGTATTACCTGGAAGCTATAATGGTAGCTAGTGATTTATTCAGTCAACCAACACCACGCACACAAATAGACGATCTTGTTTACAGAAGAATGATCAAATGCTGCGCTCATTTACAATGTTATACTCAAGCAGTTGTACTGTGTCAATTTTTAGAAGAAGTGGATTATACTCTGGCATTTAAAATGGCAGGCAGTGATCAAAAGAGCTGTGCAGCCGCTGACGCTATGGACGCATATTATCATTGTATCTGGGACACAACAATACTCGAATATCTCATATATCTACATACAAAACGCGGAGAGCATCATAGAAAGCAACTCGCG ATCAAGGTCATTGGCTTATTGGAATTAAATTCTAACAACAACGAAGAGATTCAGAGGGAAGCGGCTAATATTCGGAAAGCTAAATTTTTAAGAGCGTTAGCAAaacaatatgtttattaa
- the LOC126855796 gene encoding integrator complex subunit 8 isoform X2: MDVDLLRPGTVPISPDTILWFEFLLNPSLLKKHLSKPFPDPSPTDLIIKFMTIHSDQKETEPKTIDTELNDIKSNGTAKWCHKNLALKILSLKVAAYLKWDLDILEKKLPLPIQLTLLQDLFYITADVTVEIPTIPEFFIETASDQFLFTLVLYHRWHLRAIIYRALSNKQPKQQLLHIPGTQESTYVPPGVVDDIIRKLEAHIPSSVSALNAILQMSDIKPKIPSFDTFQMLTEDSTEIKQNWENMILVNIDEFKCQIHYDLAMFHLLREEYQEAKHHIKQAKELYSNFNSAEKLVYCKVQKEYLDGCCLACEVPLEDIKPSLMQRLQSSVKDQYTNILQILQADNIFREIPQVYRDNLELDVQGGLVNRKFVVARDLLLQIQSLNLVRKILDNSIILGDYITEIKAAGTKGLDVFFGALDNVLEKATAADKKRISHYLLYLINTADIEGLASKNDWGIPSVPYIQNARIEVFELEQKLIESYDSHMIRETLIHLDGKKRMKPLWHVNSCWELPIPLQSVVMSLPRGFIQDYSYILLAKSRELVTSKSFDSAIELLKILDKELQENMKSGGSLVFKLCKLVNWECLLVEIWKCFNAWPATNVCDMQSMVARSKQCLGALEASDQLIPRQEIIEYCTVFLLNMAEWDYLTGLEKRWSYTEFAAAISSVCQDIVKYKGTRKFSRDAWDMILVAFGPNRDQPQKRSNNSGSSSSGASRDIAASIAVTLTRLREPMVLTVVISLLARLRNVLRDESSLELHTQYLSLWPAGVPNANSYNIRYIGELLFQLLTQALKYYPCNVPWLRLMGDLNFVLAYYESAMKYYLEAIMVASDLFSQPTPRTQIDDLVYRRMIKCCAHLQCYTQAVVLCQFLEEVDYTLAFKMAGSDQKSCAAADAMDAYYHCIWDTTILEYLIYLHTKRGEHHRKQLAIKVIGLLELNSNNNEEIQREAANIRKAKFLRALAKQYVY; this comes from the exons ATGGACGTAGATTTGCTTCGACCGGGAACAGTGCCAATTTCGCCGGATACGATATTATGgttcgaatttttattaaatccttCTTTGCTGAAGAAGCACCTGTCAAAACCATTTCCAg ATCCATCGCCTACAGatctgataattaaatttatgacaattCATTCTGATCAAAAAGAGACTGAGCCAAAAACTATTGATAcagaattaaatgatataaaatctaaCGGTACAGCAAAATGgtgtcataaaaatttagcATTGAAGATACTTTCCTTGAAAGTAGCAGCTTATCTAAAATGGGACTTGGATATACTGGAGAAGAAGCTACCTCTGCCAATACAGTTGACATTGCTGCaagatctattttatattaccgCCGATGTCACAGTAGAGATTCCTACAATTCCAGAATTCTTCATAGAAACAGCTTCCGACCAATTTCTGTTTACATTGGTTTTATATCACAGATGGCATTTGAGAGCGATTATTTATAGGGCTCTCAGTAATAAACAACCAAAACAACAACTACTTCATat acCAGGTACTCAAGAATCGACATATGTACCTCCAGGTGTAGTGGatgatattattagaaaattagaagCGCACATACCAAGCAGTGTAAGTGCCTTAAATGCTATTTTACAAATGTCCGATATAAAGCCAAAGATTCCATCTTTTGATACTTTTCAAATGTTGACTGAAGACAGTACGGAAATTAAGCAAAATTGGGAAAATATGATTCTGGTAAACATAGATGAATTTAAATGTCAG ATACATTATGATCTTGCAATGTTTCATTTGTTGAGGGAAGAATATCAAGAGGCAAAACATCATATTAAGCAAGCCAAGGAATTGTacagtaattttaattcagcAGAAAAATTAGTATACTGTAAAGtgcaaaaagaatatttagacGGTTGTTGTTTGGCGTGCGAAGTGCCGCTCGAAGACATTAAGCCAAGTCTTATGCAGCGTTTGCAATCCTCTGTCAAAGATCAATACACt AATATATTGCAGATTTTGCAAgcagataatattttcaggGAAATACCACAAGTTTATAGAGATAATTTGGAACTAGATGTGCAAGGTGGGTTGGTTAATAGGAAATTCGTAGTTGCCCGGGATCTTCTGCTGCAAATACAAAGCTTAAATCTGGTTAGGAAGATCCTTGACAACAGCATAATATTGGGTGATTATATAACAGAAATTAAGGCAGCTGGTACAAAGGGTCTGGATGTCTTTTTTGGG GCTTTAGATAATGTATTGGAGAAAGCAACAGCTGCAGATAAAAAACGAATTTCCCATTACCTTCTTTACCTTATAAATACTGCTGATATAGAAGGACTTGCTTCGAAG AATGACTGGGGTATACCATCTGTAccgtatatac aaaatgCGAGAATCGAAGTGTTCGAATTGGAACAGAAGTTGATAGAATCATACGATAGTCACATGATCCGTGAAACATTAATTCACCTGGACGGAAAGAAGCGTATGAAACCATTATGGCATGTAAACAGCTGTTGGGAATTGCCCATACCATTGCAGAGCGTAGTAATGTCGCTTCCCAGGGGTTTTATTCAGGATTACTCCTACATCCTGCTTGCGAAGAGTCGAGAATTGGTGACATCCAAAAGTTTCGACAGCGCTATCGAGCTGCTGAAAATACTGGATAAAGAGCTAcaggaaaatatgaaaagtggAGGTTCGctagtttttaaattgtgcAAGCTGGTAAACTGGGAATGCCTGCTTGTCGAGATATGGAAATGTTTTAATGCTTGGCCGGCGACAAATGTTT gtGATATGCAAAGTATGGTCGCACGGAGCAAACAGTGCCTTGGTGCGTTAGAAGCATCTGATCAGCTAATTCCGCggcaagaaataatagaatattgtacggtctttcttttaaatatggcCGAATGGGATTATCTTACTGGTTTGGAGAAGCGTTGGAGTTACACTGAATTTGCAGCTGCTATCAGCAGTGTTTGCCAAGACATTGTCAAATACAAGGGAACTCGCAAATTTTCGCGGGACGCATGGGATATGA ttttagttGCATTTGGTCCTAACAGAGATCAACCACAGAAACGCAGCAATAACAGTGGAAGCTCTAGCAGTGGTGCATCAAGGGACATTGCTGCTAGTATTGCCGTTACGCTTACCCGATTACGAGAGCCTATGGTTCTTACTGTAGTGATATCATTGTTGGCACGTTTGCGCAATGTCTTGCGCGACGAGTCTAGTTTAGAATTACACACGCAATATCTATCCCTTTGGCCTGCTGGAGTACCAAA tGCAAATTCATACAACATAAGATATATTGGAGAACTATTATTTCAACTATTGACACAGGCTCTGAAGTATTATCCCTGCAATGTACCTTGGTTGAGATTAATGGGTGATCTAAATTTTG TTCTAGCGTACTATGAAAGCGCAATGAAGTATTACCTGGAAGCTATAATGGTAGCTAGTGATTTATTCAGTCAACCAACACCACGCACACAAATAGACGATCTTGTTTACAGAAGAATGATCAAATGCTGCGCTCATTTACAATGTTATACTCAAGCAGTTGTACTGTGTCAATTTTTAGAAGAAGTGGATTATACTCTGGCATTTAAAATGGCAGGCAGTGATCAAAAGAGCTGTGCAGCCGCTGACGCTATGGACGCATATTATCATTGTATCTGGGACACAACAATACTCGAATATCTCATATATCTACATACAAAACGCGGAGAGCATCATAGAAAGCAACTCGCG ATCAAGGTCATTGGCTTATTGGAATTAAATTCTAACAACAACGAAGAGATTCAGAGGGAAGCGGCTAATATTCGGAAAGCTAAATTTTTAAGAGCGTTAGCAAaacaatatgtttattaa
- the LOC126855796 gene encoding integrator complex subunit 8 isoform X3 produces the protein MDVDLLRPGTVPISPDTILWFEFLLNPSLLKKHLSKPFPDPSPTDLIIKFMTIHSDQKETEPKTIDTELNDIKSNGTAKWCHKNLALKILSLKVAAYLKWDLDILEKKLPLPIQLTLLQDLFYITADVTVEIPTIPEFFIETASDQFLFTLVLYHRWHLRAIIYRALSNKQPKQQLLHIPGTQESTYVPPGVVDDIIRKLEAHIPSSVSALNAILQMSDIKPKIPSFDTFQMLTEDSTEIKQNWENMILVNIDEFKCQIHYDLAMFHLLREEYQEAKHHIKQAKELYSNFNSAEKLVYCKVQKEYLDGCCLACEVPLEDIKPSLMQRLQSSVKDQYTALDNVLEKATAADKKRISHYLLYLINTADIEGLASKVLNNSSFSSLFDETELTVFQQAVTSNEVILPNLLLQNDWGIPSVPYIQNARIEVFELEQKLIESYDSHMIRETLIHLDGKKRMKPLWHVNSCWELPIPLQSVVMSLPRGFIQDYSYILLAKSRELVTSKSFDSAIELLKILDKELQENMKSGGSLVFKLCKLVNWECLLVEIWKCFNAWPATNVCDMQSMVARSKQCLGALEASDQLIPRQEIIEYCTVFLLNMAEWDYLTGLEKRWSYTEFAAAISSVCQDIVKYKGTRKFSRDAWDMILVAFGPNRDQPQKRSNNSGSSSSGASRDIAASIAVTLTRLREPMVLTVVISLLARLRNVLRDESSLELHTQYLSLWPAGVPNANSYNIRYIGELLFQLLTQALKYYPCNVPWLRLMGDLNFVLAYYESAMKYYLEAIMVASDLFSQPTPRTQIDDLVYRRMIKCCAHLQCYTQAVVLCQFLEEVDYTLAFKMAGSDQKSCAAADAMDAYYHCIWDTTILEYLIYLHTKRGEHHRKQLAIKVIGLLELNSNNNEEIQREAANIRKAKFLRALAKQYVY, from the exons ATGGACGTAGATTTGCTTCGACCGGGAACAGTGCCAATTTCGCCGGATACGATATTATGgttcgaatttttattaaatccttCTTTGCTGAAGAAGCACCTGTCAAAACCATTTCCAg ATCCATCGCCTACAGatctgataattaaatttatgacaattCATTCTGATCAAAAAGAGACTGAGCCAAAAACTATTGATAcagaattaaatgatataaaatctaaCGGTACAGCAAAATGgtgtcataaaaatttagcATTGAAGATACTTTCCTTGAAAGTAGCAGCTTATCTAAAATGGGACTTGGATATACTGGAGAAGAAGCTACCTCTGCCAATACAGTTGACATTGCTGCaagatctattttatattaccgCCGATGTCACAGTAGAGATTCCTACAATTCCAGAATTCTTCATAGAAACAGCTTCCGACCAATTTCTGTTTACATTGGTTTTATATCACAGATGGCATTTGAGAGCGATTATTTATAGGGCTCTCAGTAATAAACAACCAAAACAACAACTACTTCATat acCAGGTACTCAAGAATCGACATATGTACCTCCAGGTGTAGTGGatgatattattagaaaattagaagCGCACATACCAAGCAGTGTAAGTGCCTTAAATGCTATTTTACAAATGTCCGATATAAAGCCAAAGATTCCATCTTTTGATACTTTTCAAATGTTGACTGAAGACAGTACGGAAATTAAGCAAAATTGGGAAAATATGATTCTGGTAAACATAGATGAATTTAAATGTCAG ATACATTATGATCTTGCAATGTTTCATTTGTTGAGGGAAGAATATCAAGAGGCAAAACATCATATTAAGCAAGCCAAGGAATTGTacagtaattttaattcagcAGAAAAATTAGTATACTGTAAAGtgcaaaaagaatatttagacGGTTGTTGTTTGGCGTGCGAAGTGCCGCTCGAAGACATTAAGCCAAGTCTTATGCAGCGTTTGCAATCCTCTGTCAAAGATCAATACACt GCTTTAGATAATGTATTGGAGAAAGCAACAGCTGCAGATAAAAAACGAATTTCCCATTACCTTCTTTACCTTATAAATACTGCTGATATAGAAGGACTTGCTTCGAAGGTACTTAATAATTCTTCCTTCTCATCGTTATTCGATGAAACGGAGCTTACTGTTTTTCAACAAGCAGTTACTTCTAACGAGGTTATATTACCAAATTTATTGCTGCAGAATGACTGGGGTATACCATCTGTAccgtatatac aaaatgCGAGAATCGAAGTGTTCGAATTGGAACAGAAGTTGATAGAATCATACGATAGTCACATGATCCGTGAAACATTAATTCACCTGGACGGAAAGAAGCGTATGAAACCATTATGGCATGTAAACAGCTGTTGGGAATTGCCCATACCATTGCAGAGCGTAGTAATGTCGCTTCCCAGGGGTTTTATTCAGGATTACTCCTACATCCTGCTTGCGAAGAGTCGAGAATTGGTGACATCCAAAAGTTTCGACAGCGCTATCGAGCTGCTGAAAATACTGGATAAAGAGCTAcaggaaaatatgaaaagtggAGGTTCGctagtttttaaattgtgcAAGCTGGTAAACTGGGAATGCCTGCTTGTCGAGATATGGAAATGTTTTAATGCTTGGCCGGCGACAAATGTTT gtGATATGCAAAGTATGGTCGCACGGAGCAAACAGTGCCTTGGTGCGTTAGAAGCATCTGATCAGCTAATTCCGCggcaagaaataatagaatattgtacggtctttcttttaaatatggcCGAATGGGATTATCTTACTGGTTTGGAGAAGCGTTGGAGTTACACTGAATTTGCAGCTGCTATCAGCAGTGTTTGCCAAGACATTGTCAAATACAAGGGAACTCGCAAATTTTCGCGGGACGCATGGGATATGA ttttagttGCATTTGGTCCTAACAGAGATCAACCACAGAAACGCAGCAATAACAGTGGAAGCTCTAGCAGTGGTGCATCAAGGGACATTGCTGCTAGTATTGCCGTTACGCTTACCCGATTACGAGAGCCTATGGTTCTTACTGTAGTGATATCATTGTTGGCACGTTTGCGCAATGTCTTGCGCGACGAGTCTAGTTTAGAATTACACACGCAATATCTATCCCTTTGGCCTGCTGGAGTACCAAA tGCAAATTCATACAACATAAGATATATTGGAGAACTATTATTTCAACTATTGACACAGGCTCTGAAGTATTATCCCTGCAATGTACCTTGGTTGAGATTAATGGGTGATCTAAATTTTG TTCTAGCGTACTATGAAAGCGCAATGAAGTATTACCTGGAAGCTATAATGGTAGCTAGTGATTTATTCAGTCAACCAACACCACGCACACAAATAGACGATCTTGTTTACAGAAGAATGATCAAATGCTGCGCTCATTTACAATGTTATACTCAAGCAGTTGTACTGTGTCAATTTTTAGAAGAAGTGGATTATACTCTGGCATTTAAAATGGCAGGCAGTGATCAAAAGAGCTGTGCAGCCGCTGACGCTATGGACGCATATTATCATTGTATCTGGGACACAACAATACTCGAATATCTCATATATCTACATACAAAACGCGGAGAGCATCATAGAAAGCAACTCGCG ATCAAGGTCATTGGCTTATTGGAATTAAATTCTAACAACAACGAAGAGATTCAGAGGGAAGCGGCTAATATTCGGAAAGCTAAATTTTTAAGAGCGTTAGCAAaacaatatgtttattaa
- the LOC126855803 gene encoding signal peptidase complex subunit 2, with protein sequence MSTAENSVIKINKWDGSAVKNALDDAVKDVLTKKYNYIENFALLDGRLALCGIAVIIAIIALLCDYLYPFPASKPVLVGCVSLYFILMGLLTLYTTYKEKGIFVVAIQRDPAGFNPDLIWEASSYLKKYDDKYNLVLSVRSASSGNINETTVTKSVANFIDVNGVVIPELIEAVVTSMHDSLTSQRKEK encoded by the exons ATGAGTACAGCAGAAAATTCT GTAATAAAGATCAATAAATGGGACGGTTCAGCCGTGAAGAATGCTTTGGATGATGCAGTCAAGGATGTActtacaaagaaatataattacatagaaAATTTTGCTCTTCTCGATGGAAGACTGGCACTCTGCGGAATTGCAGTTATAATAGCTATCATAGCATTGTTGTGCGATTATCTGTATCCATTCCCTGCTTCTAAACCTGTTTTAGTAGGCTGtgtttctttgtattttattttgatgggTCTCTTGACATTATATACAACGTACAAAGAGAAAGGCATATTTGTAGTTGCAATCCAAag AGATCCAGCAGGCTTCAACCCTGATTTAATCTGGGAGGCAAGTTCctatttgaagaaatatgaTGACAAGTACAATTTGGTATTGTCAGTTAGGAGCGCTTCATCGGGCAATATTAATGAGACAACAGTAACTAAATCTGttgcaaattttatcgatGTTAATGGTGTGGTGATCCCAGAATTGATAGAAGCTGTTGTGACGAGTATGCATGATAGTTTGACATCACAACGCAAGGAAAAGTAG
- the LOC126855804 gene encoding N-alpha-acetyltransferase 20 encodes MTTLRPFTCNDLFKFNNVNLDPLTETYGLSFYMHYLAHWPEYIQVAESPSGEIMGYIMGKAEGHGENWHGHVTALTVSPDYRRLGLAAMLMKFLEEVSEKKQAYFVDLFVRVSNKVAITMYQQLGYIVYRTVLEYYNGDPDEDAYDMRKALSRDVKKKSMIPLTHPVRPEEVD; translated from the exons atgacaaCGCTCAGGCCTTTTACATGCAACGATttgttcaaatttaataacgt aaatttggaCCCGCTCACAGAAACT TATGGACTTTcgttttatatgcattatctTGCGCATTGGCCAGAATATATTCAGGTAGCAGAATCTCCAAGCGGTGAAATTATGGGTTACA TCATGGGAAAGGCGGAAGGTCATGGAGAAAATTGGCACGGTCATGTAACAGCCCTCACTGTCTCTCCTGATTACAGAAGACTGGGTCTTGCTGCGATGCTGATGAAATTTCTTGAGGAAGTATCAGAAAA GAAACAGGCTTATTTCGTGGATCTATTTGTTAGAGTGAGTAATAAAGTTGCAATTACCATGTATCAACAATTGGGatacattgtatatagaaCAGTATTAGAGTATTATAATGGGGACCCAGATGAAGATGCATATG ACATGAGGAAAGCACTGTCGAgagacgttaaaaaaaaatctatgattCCATTAACACATCCTGTGAGACCGGAAGAGGTAGACTGA